A genomic region of Balearica regulorum gibbericeps isolate bBalReg1 chromosome 8, bBalReg1.pri, whole genome shotgun sequence contains the following coding sequences:
- the METTL13 gene encoding eEF1A lysine and N-terminal methyltransferase isoform X1 has product MELLPRGPGEFGSAPYWDRFFRQRGQRPFEWYGAFPELCPVLHKYVRPRDKVLVVGCGNSELSEQMYDVGMCEDIVNIDISNAVIRQMQERNGSKRPKMSYLLMDALQMDFPDAHFQVVLDKGTLDAILTDEEEATLAKVDKMFAEISRVLQVGGRYLCVSLAQAHVLKKAVEYFSREGWVVRVHQVAGSGDKQQFVLPVFVYVMTKFRKVPGSAPQILEICPEEQDKPMRVESTERLVAAVKDRQHYALLCSQLSKTPCAEQVSLDLCDKESGRPRYTLHVVDSPLVKPSRDNRFAIFIIPQGRETEWLFGTEEGRRQLAASAGFGRLVTVALHREQRYEGMAGIQAELSGKVMELAPPGLPARQQVPFLSVGGDIGVRTVRHRDTSPMSGEYVVEDVKGDGTCYFRRLVFLCNRNVVQSEARLLAPTALPADASCHSGQKKRRKDKKKPSPAEPPAAIDKSYLCCEHHKAMVAGLCLLGGPDPLPGALLAVLVVGLGGGSLPLFIHDYFSQARVAVVEIDPSMLEVATHWFGFSQGDRMQVHISDGLDYVAKLAAEAPSQYDAIMFDVDSKDLTVGMSCPPPAFVEKTFLQKVKTVLKPEGVFVLNLVCRDARLKESVLATLREVFPLLYARRIEGEVNEILFCQPSPEGRRDPTELEARARALEGALRQPGRPWDSSYVLADMLQAVKIL; this is encoded by the exons ATGGAGCTGCTGCCCCGCGGCCCCGGCGAGTTCGGCTCGGCACCGTACTGGGATCGGTTCTTCCGGCAGCGCGGGCAGCGGCCCTTCGAGTGGTACGGGGCCTTCCCGGAGCTCTGCCCCGTTCTGCACAAGTACGTCCGGCCCCGCGACAAG GTTCTGGTGGTGGGCTGCGGGAACTCGGAGCTGAGCGAGCAGATGTACGACGTGGGGATGTGCGAGGATATCGTGAACATCGACATCAGCAACGCAGTGATCCGTCAGATGCAAGAGCGGAACGGGAGCAAGAGGCCAAAGATGAGCTACCTGCTGATGGACGCGCTTCAGATGGACTTTCCTGACGCCCACTTCCAGGTGGTCCTGGACAAAGGCACCCTGGATGCCATCCTCACCGATGAAGAGGAGGCCACGCTAGCCAAGGTGGACAAGATGTTTGCCGAGATCAGCCGGGTCCTGCAGGTAGGAGGGCGCTACCTCTGCGTCTCCTTGGCTCAAGCCCACGTACTGAAGAAAGCAGTGGAATACTTTTCCCGGGAAGGCTGGGTCGTACGTGTCCATCAGGTGGCCGGCAGCGGGGACAAGCAGCAGTTTGTCCTACCGGTCTTTGTCTACGTCATGACAAAGTTCAGGAAGGTTCCCGGCTCAGCGCCACAGATCCTGGAGATCTGCCCCGAGGAGCAGGACAAGCCGATGCGGGTGGAGAGCACGGAGCGGCTGGTGGCAGCGGTGAAGGACAGGCAGCATTAcgccctgctctgcagccagctgagCAAAACCCCCTGCGCGGAGCAGGTTTCCCTGGATCTGTGTGACAAAGAGAGCGGGAGGCCTCGCTACACGCTGCATGTGGTCGATAGCCCCTTGGTGAAACCTTCCCGGGACAATCGCTTCGCCATCTTCATCA TCCCACAGGGCAGAGAAACCGAGTGGCTCTTTGGGACGGAGGAAGGGCGGAGGCAGCTGGCCGCCAGCGCGGGCTTCGGGCGCCTGGTCACTGTGGCCCTGCACCGGGAGCAGCGCTACGAGGGCATGGCCGGTATCCAGGCGGAGCTGTcggggaaggtgatggagctgGCCCCGCCGGGCCTCCCTGCCCGGCAGCAG GTACCCTTCCTGTCCGTGGGAGGAGACATCGGGGTGCGGACAGTGCGGCACCGTGACACCAGCCCCATGAGCGGAGAGTACGTCGTGGAGGACGTGAAGGGGGACGGCACCTGCTACTTCCGCCGCCTCGTCTTCCTCTGCAACAGGAACGTGGTGCAGTCGGAGGCTCGGCTCCTGGCCCCCACGGCTCTCCCAG CCGATGCCTCCTGTCATTCAGGCCAGAAGAAACGGaggaaggacaagaagaaacCCAGCCCCGCCGAGCCACCTGCAGCCATCGACAAGAGCTACCTGTGCTGCGAGCACCACAAGGCCATGGTcgcagggctctgcctgctggggGGCCCCGACCCTCTCCCAG GAGCCCTGCTGGCGGTGCTCGTGGTGGGGCTCGGCGGGGGCAGCCTGCCCCTCTTCATCCACGACTACTTCTCGCAGGCCCGCGTGGCCGTGGTGGAGATCGACCCCTCCATGCTGGAGGTGGCCACGCACTGGTTCGGCTTCTCCCAGGGCGACCGGATGCAGGTGCACATCTCCGATGGCCTGGACTATGTGGCCAAGCTGGCAGCTGAAG ccccgtCCCAGTACGATGCCATCATGTTTGATGTGGACAGCAAAGACCTCACGGTGGGGATGAgctgcccacccccagccttcgTGGAAAAGACCTTTCTGCAGAAAGTTAAAACCGTCCTCAAGCCAGAAG GCGTCTTCGTGCTCAACTTGGTGTGCCGTGACGCCCGGCTGAAGGAGTCTGTCCTGGCCACCCTCAGGGAGGTCTTCCCGCTGCTCTACGCGCGCCGCATTGAAGGGGAGGTCAACGAGATCCTGttctgccagcccagccccgaGGGCCGGCGGGACCCCACAGAGCTGGAGGCACGTGCCAGGGCGCTGGAGGGGGCCCTGCGGCAGCCTGGGCGCCCCTGGGACAGCTCCTACGTGCTGGCGGACATGCTGCAGGCCGTCAAGATCCTATGA
- the ITPA gene encoding inosine triphosphate pyrophosphatase has protein sequence MAAPSRLSVVFVTGNAKKLEEVTQILGDSSPYTLVAKKIDLPEYQGEPDEISVQKCREAARQVRGPVIVEDTCLCFNALGGLPGPYIKWFLEKLKPEGLYKLLAGFEDKSAYALCTFAFSTGNPEEPVRLFKGQTHGLIVEPRGPRDFGWDPCFQPNGYDQTYAELPKAVKNSISHRYRALSELSAFFRQSNSTEPRSGPS, from the exons ATGGCGGCACCGTCCCGGCTGAGCGTTGTGTTCGTCACGGGCAACGccaagaagctggaggag GTCACTCAGATCCTCGGGGACTCCTCTCCCTACACGCTGGTGGCGAAGAAAATTGACC TGCCGGAGTACCAGGGGGAGCCGGACGAGATCTCCGTGCAGAAGTGCCGCGAAGCCGCCCGGCAG GTTCGGGGACCTGTTATAGTAGAGGATACCTGCTTGTGCTTCAATGCTCTGGGGGGGCTTCCGGGACCGTACAT AAAATGgttcctggaaaaactcaaaccaGAAG GCCTGTAcaagctgctggctgggtttgaAGACAAATCTGCCTACGCGCTCTGTACCTTTGCGTTCAGTACTGGAAACCCAGAGGAGCCAGTGAGGCTGTTCAAAGGCCAGACTCAC GGGCTGATAGTGGAGCCCAGAGGCCCTCGAGATTTTGGCTGGGATCCCTGCTTTCAGCCGAACGGCTACGACCAGAC GTACGCCGAACTGCCCAAGGCAGTGAAGAACTCGATCTCGCACCGTTACAGGGCGCTGAGCGAGCTCTCCGCCTTCTTCCGTCAGAGCAACTCCACAGAGCCCCGCTCCGGTCCCAGCTAG
- the METTL13 gene encoding eEF1A lysine and N-terminal methyltransferase isoform X2, with amino-acid sequence MELLPRGPGEFGSAPYWDRFFRQRGQRPFEWYGAFPELCPVLHKYVRPRDKVLVVGCGNSELSEQMYDVGMCEDIVNIDISNAVIRQMQERNGSKRPKMSYLLMDALQMDFPDAHFQVVLDKGTLDAILTDEEEATLAKVDKMFAEISRVLQVGGRYLCVSLAQAHVLKKAVEYFSREGWVVRVHQVAGSGDKQQFVLPVFVYVMTKFRKVPGSAPQILEICPEEQDKPMRVESTERLVAAVKDRQHYALLCSQLSKTPCAEQVSLDLCDKESGRPRYTLHVVDSPLVKPSRDNRFAIFIIPQGRETEWLFGTEEGRRQLAASAGFGRLVTVALHREQRYEGMAGIQAELSGKVMELAPPGLPARQQVPFLSVGGDIGVRTVRHRDTSPMSGEYVVEDVKGDGTCYFRRLVFLCNRNVVQSEARLLAPTALPGQKKRRKDKKKPSPAEPPAAIDKSYLCCEHHKAMVAGLCLLGGPDPLPGALLAVLVVGLGGGSLPLFIHDYFSQARVAVVEIDPSMLEVATHWFGFSQGDRMQVHISDGLDYVAKLAAEAPSQYDAIMFDVDSKDLTVGMSCPPPAFVEKTFLQKVKTVLKPEGVFVLNLVCRDARLKESVLATLREVFPLLYARRIEGEVNEILFCQPSPEGRRDPTELEARARALEGALRQPGRPWDSSYVLADMLQAVKIL; translated from the exons ATGGAGCTGCTGCCCCGCGGCCCCGGCGAGTTCGGCTCGGCACCGTACTGGGATCGGTTCTTCCGGCAGCGCGGGCAGCGGCCCTTCGAGTGGTACGGGGCCTTCCCGGAGCTCTGCCCCGTTCTGCACAAGTACGTCCGGCCCCGCGACAAG GTTCTGGTGGTGGGCTGCGGGAACTCGGAGCTGAGCGAGCAGATGTACGACGTGGGGATGTGCGAGGATATCGTGAACATCGACATCAGCAACGCAGTGATCCGTCAGATGCAAGAGCGGAACGGGAGCAAGAGGCCAAAGATGAGCTACCTGCTGATGGACGCGCTTCAGATGGACTTTCCTGACGCCCACTTCCAGGTGGTCCTGGACAAAGGCACCCTGGATGCCATCCTCACCGATGAAGAGGAGGCCACGCTAGCCAAGGTGGACAAGATGTTTGCCGAGATCAGCCGGGTCCTGCAGGTAGGAGGGCGCTACCTCTGCGTCTCCTTGGCTCAAGCCCACGTACTGAAGAAAGCAGTGGAATACTTTTCCCGGGAAGGCTGGGTCGTACGTGTCCATCAGGTGGCCGGCAGCGGGGACAAGCAGCAGTTTGTCCTACCGGTCTTTGTCTACGTCATGACAAAGTTCAGGAAGGTTCCCGGCTCAGCGCCACAGATCCTGGAGATCTGCCCCGAGGAGCAGGACAAGCCGATGCGGGTGGAGAGCACGGAGCGGCTGGTGGCAGCGGTGAAGGACAGGCAGCATTAcgccctgctctgcagccagctgagCAAAACCCCCTGCGCGGAGCAGGTTTCCCTGGATCTGTGTGACAAAGAGAGCGGGAGGCCTCGCTACACGCTGCATGTGGTCGATAGCCCCTTGGTGAAACCTTCCCGGGACAATCGCTTCGCCATCTTCATCA TCCCACAGGGCAGAGAAACCGAGTGGCTCTTTGGGACGGAGGAAGGGCGGAGGCAGCTGGCCGCCAGCGCGGGCTTCGGGCGCCTGGTCACTGTGGCCCTGCACCGGGAGCAGCGCTACGAGGGCATGGCCGGTATCCAGGCGGAGCTGTcggggaaggtgatggagctgGCCCCGCCGGGCCTCCCTGCCCGGCAGCAG GTACCCTTCCTGTCCGTGGGAGGAGACATCGGGGTGCGGACAGTGCGGCACCGTGACACCAGCCCCATGAGCGGAGAGTACGTCGTGGAGGACGTGAAGGGGGACGGCACCTGCTACTTCCGCCGCCTCGTCTTCCTCTGCAACAGGAACGTGGTGCAGTCGGAGGCTCGGCTCCTGGCCCCCACGGCTCTCCCAG GCCAGAAGAAACGGaggaaggacaagaagaaacCCAGCCCCGCCGAGCCACCTGCAGCCATCGACAAGAGCTACCTGTGCTGCGAGCACCACAAGGCCATGGTcgcagggctctgcctgctggggGGCCCCGACCCTCTCCCAG GAGCCCTGCTGGCGGTGCTCGTGGTGGGGCTCGGCGGGGGCAGCCTGCCCCTCTTCATCCACGACTACTTCTCGCAGGCCCGCGTGGCCGTGGTGGAGATCGACCCCTCCATGCTGGAGGTGGCCACGCACTGGTTCGGCTTCTCCCAGGGCGACCGGATGCAGGTGCACATCTCCGATGGCCTGGACTATGTGGCCAAGCTGGCAGCTGAAG ccccgtCCCAGTACGATGCCATCATGTTTGATGTGGACAGCAAAGACCTCACGGTGGGGATGAgctgcccacccccagccttcgTGGAAAAGACCTTTCTGCAGAAAGTTAAAACCGTCCTCAAGCCAGAAG GCGTCTTCGTGCTCAACTTGGTGTGCCGTGACGCCCGGCTGAAGGAGTCTGTCCTGGCCACCCTCAGGGAGGTCTTCCCGCTGCTCTACGCGCGCCGCATTGAAGGGGAGGTCAACGAGATCCTGttctgccagcccagccccgaGGGCCGGCGGGACCCCACAGAGCTGGAGGCACGTGCCAGGGCGCTGGAGGGGGCCCTGCGGCAGCCTGGGCGCCCCTGGGACAGCTCCTACGTGCTGGCGGACATGCTGCAGGCCGTCAAGATCCTATGA